From Enterobacteriaceae endosymbiont of Donacia simplex, one genomic window encodes:
- a CDS encoding UvrD-helicase domain-containing protein, translating to MKNVDLLKNLNSKQKEVVSEIRKNLLILAGAGSGKTLVLIRRIAWLIYKENCSPKSILAVTFTNKAALELKNRITLLIKNYTKNDIWIGTFHSFAYYILRIHYIEAKLTKNFQIIDTFDQKILIKKILKKLSLQDKNYSIDNILKYINNFKNNFFNKKKNDIYGNNINNIHLLKIYDEYQNYCKIIEVIDFNDLILCLYKLFLYNPHILKIYQKRFQNILIDEFQDTNDIQYKFISLLYNKYYNTKIILVGDDDQSIYGWRGAQIENMNLFLKDFDNVKTILLEQNYRSTSNILKAANKLISNNNIRLKKKLWTQKEDGKLISIYFALNEFDEAQYIAKYINKNFINKNIKLDSCAILYRNNVQSRILEEMMLKFCIPYKIYGGIRFFERQEIKDVLSYLRFISNYNDDNSFERIINIPKRGIGDNTINVIKHVSKKYFLTLWKSSLYILKNKKYLKTTSFNALKKFIILIKSLKTNLKNKSLPIIIKETINSSGLWTMYNKSCFSEKNFNKINNLKELINAADYFTKISLKHTNKLCSKNTLLVDFLSQTLLTTEDINLNKINKNTNNYIQMMTIHASKGLEFSEVFMIGMEEGIFPNKSAFTNNNINEERRLAYVGITRAKKKLTLTYTKKRYLYGKEINSIPSRFINELPENCIRKISYLKKTIFFKPNNILNKKKYFIGQIVYHQIFGKGIILKIEIIKNNKKLQIKFNNTLIKWIMSNYVQSYI from the coding sequence ATGAAAAACGTCGATTTGTTAAAAAATCTAAATAGTAAACAAAAAGAAGTTGTATCTGAAATTAGAAAAAATTTATTAATATTAGCTGGAGCTGGTAGTGGTAAAACACTTGTATTAATTCGTAGAATAGCATGGTTAATTTATAAAGAAAATTGTTCTCCTAAGTCTATTTTAGCTGTAACTTTTACAAATAAAGCAGCATTAGAATTAAAAAATAGAATTACATTATTAATAAAAAATTATACAAAAAATGATATTTGGATAGGAACATTCCATAGTTTTGCTTATTATATATTGAGAATTCATTATATAGAAGCAAAATTAACAAAAAATTTTCAAATTATAGATACTTTTGATCAAAAAATATTAATTAAAAAAATTTTAAAAAAATTATCTTTACAAGATAAAAATTATTCAATAGATAATATTTTAAAATATATAAATAATTTTAAAAATAATTTCTTTAACAAAAAAAAAAATGATATTTATGGAAATAATATAAATAATATTCATTTACTTAAAATATATGATGAATATCAAAATTATTGTAAAATTATAGAAGTTATTGATTTTAATGATTTAATATTATGTTTGTATAAATTATTTTTATATAATCCTCATATATTAAAAATATATCAAAAAAGATTTCAAAATATTTTAATTGATGAATTTCAGGATACAAACGATATACAATATAAATTTATTTCTTTATTATATAATAAATATTATAATACTAAAATTATTCTTGTTGGTGATGATGATCAATCAATTTATGGATGGCGAGGTGCACAAATTGAGAATATGAATCTTTTTTTAAAAGATTTTGATAATGTTAAAACAATTTTATTAGAACAAAATTATCGTTCTACTTCAAATATTTTAAAAGCTGCAAATAAATTAATTTCTAATAATAATATTAGATTAAAAAAAAAATTATGGACTCAAAAAGAAGATGGTAAACTTATTTCTATATATTTTGCATTAAATGAATTTGATGAGGCTCAATATATTGCAAAATATATAAATAAAAATTTTATAAATAAAAATATAAAATTAGATAGTTGTGCAATTCTTTATAGAAATAATGTTCAATCTCGTATTTTAGAAGAAATGATGTTAAAATTTTGTATTCCTTATAAAATTTACGGAGGAATACGTTTTTTTGAACGTCAAGAAATAAAAGATGTTTTGTCATATTTAAGATTTATATCTAATTATAATGATGATAATTCTTTCGAAAGAATTATAAATATTCCTAAAAGAGGGATTGGAGATAACACAATAAATGTAATAAAACATGTTTCTAAAAAATATTTTTTAACATTATGGAAATCTAGTCTTTATATTTTAAAAAATAAAAAATATTTAAAAACTACATCATTTAATGCATTAAAAAAATTTATTATATTAATTAAATCTTTAAAAACTAATTTAAAAAATAAATCATTACCAATAATTATTAAAGAAACTATAAATAGTTCTGGATTATGGACAATGTATAATAAAAGTTGTTTTTCTGAAAAAAATTTTAATAAAATAAATAATCTAAAAGAATTAATTAATGCTGCTGATTATTTTACAAAAATTTCATTAAAACATACAAATAAATTATGTTCTAAAAATACTTTATTAGTAGATTTTCTTTCACAGACATTATTGACAACAGAAGATATTAATTTAAATAAAATAAATAAAAATACTAATAATTATATACAAATGATGACTATTCATGCATCAAAAGGATTAGAATTTTCTGAAGTATTTATGATAGGGATGGAAGAAGGGATCTTTCCTAATAAAAGTGCTTTTACAAATAATAATATAAATGAAGAAAGACGTCTAGCTTATGTAGGTATTACCAGAGCAAAAAAAAAATTAACATTAACTTATACAAAAAAACGTTATTTATATGGTAAAGAAATTAATTCTATACCATCAAGATTTATTAATGAATTACCAGAAAATTGTATCAGAAAAATTAGTTATTTAAAAAAAACTATTTTTTTTAAACCAAATAATATTTTAAATAAAAAAAAATATTTTATAGGCCAAATAGTGTATCATCAAATTTTTGGTAAAGGAATTATTCTAAAAATAGAAATTATTAAAAATAATAAAAAATTACAAATTAAATTTAATAATACACTAATAAAATGGATAATGTCTAATTATGTACAATCTTATATATAA
- the corA gene encoding magnesium/cobalt transporter CorA, which produces MLNAYKIYNKHLIYLKLDNNYNNLLDAIWIDLIKPESIERKKIYCLLGQNLATRPELEDIEASARFFENQEGLHIHSFFFYKNKDEHAGTTTVAFTIKNGRLYTLREKELSAFRLYRIRMHKNNIMIYGNPYELLLDILDTKIEQLADEIENIYSHLESLSCIIMKGHKNDQFNNALSTLAELEDIGWKVRLCLMDTQRAVNFLMRKTRLPKIQIEQAREISRDIESLLPHNESLFQKVNFLVQAAMGFINIEQNRIIKIFSLVSVIFLPPTLVASNYGMNFSILPELKWKYGYLYAIIIMVISALAPYFYFKRKKWL; this is translated from the coding sequence ATGTTAAATGCGTATAAAATATATAATAAACATTTAATTTATTTAAAGTTAGATAATAATTATAATAATCTTTTAGATGCAATTTGGATTGATTTAATAAAACCTGAAAGTATTGAAAGAAAAAAAATTTATTGTTTATTAGGACAAAATTTAGCTACTAGACCAGAATTAGAAGATATAGAAGCATCAGCAAGATTTTTTGAAAATCAAGAAGGATTACATATCCACTCTTTCTTTTTTTATAAAAATAAAGATGAACATGCTGGTACAACTACAGTAGCATTTACCATTAAAAATGGTAGATTATATACTTTAAGAGAAAAAGAGTTATCTGCTTTTCGTTTATATAGAATACGTATGCATAAAAATAATATCATGATTTATGGAAATCCTTATGAATTACTATTAGATATATTAGATACTAAAATTGAACAGTTAGCTGATGAAATAGAAAATATATATAGTCATTTAGAATCTCTTAGTTGTATTATTATGAAAGGACATAAAAATGATCAATTTAATAACGCACTTTCTACTTTAGCTGAATTAGAAGATATTGGTTGGAAAGTAAGATTATGTTTAATGGATACACAAAGAGCAGTAAATTTTTTAATGAGAAAAACTAGATTACCAAAAATTCAAATAGAACAAGCTAGAGAAATTTCAAGAGATATTGAATCTCTTTTACCTCACAATGAATCATTATTTCAAAAAGTAAATTTTTTAGTGCAAGCTGCAATGGGTTTTATTAATATAGAACAGAATAGGATCATAAAAATTTTTTCATTAGTATCAGTTATTTTTTTACCTCCTACTTTAGTTGCATCTAATTATGGTATGAATTTTTCTATTTTACCAGAATTAAAATGGAAATACGGTTATTTATATGCCATTATTATAATGGTAATTTCAGCTTTAGCTCCTTATTTTTATTTTAAAAGAAAAAAATGGTTATAA
- a CDS encoding 2-oxoglutarate dehydrogenase E1 component: MNNYYFKKNISYENIVYIEKLYQNFLINPNSVNKNWYNIFINFQKKNKNLTQNNKLKKNFFYEKKFLIEKINQLINNFRELGHYYANINPLILNKIKLNNILQLENYHFNEKDLQKEITLNNFFKNKKIISIYNFFKKKYCGSIGIEYHHLLNNEKYWIQKNIEYKQNNLNSKEKRIFLEELIAAEIFEKNIGKNFPGAKRFSLEGCDVLIPLIKEIIRYLSILKNKTKKIIFGMAHRGRLNFLVNIMGKKIKDINNEFSNISSKENNIDDVKYHLGYSSLIEINQQKIELQLAFNPSHLEVINSVTMGIARSQNDILKKKNIYILPISIHGDASFSGQGIVQEILNLSQTRGYGVNGTIHIIINNQIGFTTSKITDMRSSYYCTDIAKMIQCPIFHVNADDLENVIFITRLALNYRNIFHKDVFIDLVSYRRHGHNEIDDPFITQPLMYNYIKNHKKIQDLYFNQLLSENIINNQKKIDLYQKYQNLFNKNKYFIKTSHLPIKKQYKKKIYKKIKINKLKKLLFKISHLPKKFNIHPRVKKIYLDRISMSKEEKKLDWGAAENLAYANILTQGISCRLSGEDIKRGTFSHRHAVIYDQQSGISYIPLKNIELQQGNFYIYNSILSEEAVLGFEYGYSLDNINYVLTIWEAQFGDFINGAQIIIDQFISSGEKKWNYKSGLIIILPHGHEGQGPEHSSSRIERFLQLCAEENMKICIPSNASQIYYLLCEHAFNSIKKPLIIISPKSLLRHPLACSSLKNFVNNYFKLIIDEIDIQINIKDIQYIIFCSGKIYYDLLEHRNTIKNNNIIIIRIEQLYPFPKKNLQKIIKKYITIKNFFWCQEEPKNQGAWIYIKNCFKNQLNCNINYIGRNKSASTATGHFNIYKKQQHKIINSIFNIDTK; this comes from the coding sequence ATGAATAATTATTACTTTAAAAAAAATATTTCATATGAAAATATTGTGTATATTGAGAAATTATATCAAAATTTTTTAATAAATCCTAATTCTGTAAATAAAAATTGGTATAATATTTTTATAAATTTTCAAAAAAAAAATAAAAATTTAACTCAAAATAATAAATTAAAGAAAAATTTTTTTTATGAAAAAAAATTTTTAATAGAAAAAATTAATCAATTAATAAATAATTTTAGAGAATTAGGACATTACTATGCAAATATAAATCCGTTAATTTTAAATAAAATAAAATTAAATAACATTTTACAATTAGAAAATTATCATTTTAATGAAAAAGATTTACAAAAAGAAATTACATTAAATAATTTTTTTAAAAATAAAAAAATAATTAGTATTTATAATTTTTTTAAAAAAAAATATTGTGGTTCTATAGGTATAGAATATCATCACTTATTAAATAATGAAAAATATTGGATACAAAAAAATATAGAATATAAACAAAATAATTTAAATTCAAAAGAAAAAAGAATATTTTTAGAAGAATTAATTGCAGCAGAAATTTTTGAAAAAAATATAGGAAAAAACTTTCCAGGCGCTAAAAGATTTTCTTTAGAAGGTTGTGATGTTTTAATTCCTTTAATAAAAGAAATAATACGTTATTTAAGTATATTAAAAAATAAAACAAAAAAAATAATTTTTGGTATGGCACATAGAGGTAGATTAAATTTTTTAGTAAATATAATGGGTAAAAAAATTAAAGATATAAATAATGAATTTTCAAACATTTCTTCAAAAGAAAATAATATAGATGATGTAAAATATCATTTAGGGTATTCTTCTCTTATTGAAATAAATCAACAAAAAATAGAATTACAACTAGCATTTAATCCTTCTCATTTAGAAGTTATTAATAGTGTTACGATGGGTATCGCTAGATCTCAAAATGATATTTTAAAAAAAAAAAATATTTATATTTTACCTATAAGTATACATGGAGATGCATCTTTTAGTGGTCAAGGAATAGTACAAGAAATTTTAAATTTATCTCAAACTAGAGGATATGGAGTTAATGGTACTATTCATATTATTATTAACAACCAAATTGGTTTTACTACATCAAAAATTACTGATATGAGATCTAGCTATTACTGTACTGATATAGCAAAAATGATTCAATGTCCTATTTTCCATGTTAATGCTGATGATCTAGAAAATGTTATCTTTATAACAAGATTAGCATTAAATTATAGAAATATCTTTCATAAAGATGTTTTTATTGATTTAGTTTCATATAGAAGACATGGTCATAATGAAATAGATGATCCATTTATTACACAACCATTAATGTATAATTATATTAAAAATCATAAAAAAATACAAGATTTATATTTTAATCAATTATTATCAGAAAATATTATAAATAATCAGAAAAAAATAGATTTATATCAAAAATATCAAAATTTATTTAATAAAAATAAATATTTTATAAAAACATCTCATCTTCCTATTAAAAAACAATATAAAAAAAAAATATATAAAAAAATAAAAATTAATAAATTAAAAAAATTACTTTTTAAAATTAGTCATTTACCTAAAAAATTTAATATTCATCCTAGAGTAAAAAAAATTTATTTAGATAGAATTAGTATGAGTAAAGAAGAAAAAAAATTAGATTGGGGGGCAGCAGAAAATTTAGCATATGCAAATATTTTAACTCAAGGAATATCTTGTCGTTTATCCGGAGAAGATATTAAAAGAGGTACTTTTTCTCATAGACATGCAGTTATATATGATCAACAAAGTGGAATTTCATATATACCTTTAAAAAATATTGAATTACAACAAGGTAATTTTTATATTTATAATTCTATTTTATCTGAAGAAGCAGTTTTAGGTTTTGAATATGGTTATTCTTTAGATAATATTAATTATGTCCTAACAATATGGGAAGCACAATTTGGAGATTTTATTAATGGAGCTCAAATTATTATAGATCAATTTATTAGTTCTGGAGAAAAAAAATGGAATTATAAGAGTGGATTAATAATTATTCTTCCACATGGACATGAAGGACAAGGTCCAGAACATTCATCATCAAGAATAGAAAGATTTTTACAATTATGTGCTGAAGAAAATATGAAAATTTGTATTCCTTCTAATGCATCTCAAATCTATTATTTATTATGTGAACATGCATTTAATTCTATAAAAAAACCACTTATTATAATTTCTCCAAAATCTCTTCTGAGACATCCATTAGCTTGTTCTTCATTAAAAAATTTTGTAAATAATTATTTTAAATTAATTATAGATGAAATAGATATACAAATTAATATTAAAGATATTCAATATATTATTTTCTGTTCTGGAAAAATATATTATGATTTATTAGAACATAGAAATACTATAAAAAATAATAATATAATTATTATTAGAATAGAACAATTATATCCATTTCCAAAAAAAAATTTACAAAAAATAATTAAAAAATATATAACAATAAAAAATTTTTTTTGGTGTCAAGAAGAACCAAAAAACCAAGGAGCATGGATATATATTAAAAACTGTTTTAAAAATCAATTAAATTGTAATATTAACTATATTGGAAGAAATAAATCTGCTTCCACTGCAACAGGACATTTTAATATTTATAAAAAACAACAACATAAAATAATAAATTCTATTTTTAATATTGATACAAAATAA
- the sucB gene encoding dihydrolipoyllysine-residue succinyltransferase, whose translation MDNINIIVPELPESINNAIIIKWFKKPGEKIKIDDILLELETDKVVLEIPSTINGILEKILVKQGETVKSQQIIGILKKVKFLKNTEDNNKNVIKYSEFFNSIKNQKKILKKLNNFSPSIRRNMKKKNFSVKELNNFDNKINLNSENLNNIKKNKEQFFKNNNFEKKKMSPIRKYISKKLMDSKNNTVMLTTFNEVNMKKIINIKNKYKNFIYENYNIKLGFTSFHIKAITQALKSFKKINAFIDGENIIYNNYYNINIAIATERGLITPIIYNTNKLSLIDIEKKIKKLIIKSNKNQLSIEDLVSGTFTITNGGVFGSLMSTPIINPPQSAILGMHVIKDRPVVINNKICIMPMMYLALSYDHRLIDGKDAIGFLILVKTLLEDPIKLFL comes from the coding sequence ATGGATAATATTAATATTATTGTTCCTGAATTACCTGAATCAATAAATAATGCAATTATAATTAAATGGTTTAAAAAACCAGGAGAAAAAATAAAAATTGATGATATTCTTCTAGAATTAGAAACAGATAAAGTAGTATTGGAAATACCATCAACTATTAATGGTATTTTAGAAAAGATTTTAGTTAAACAAGGAGAAACAGTAAAATCACAACAGATTATTGGTATTTTAAAAAAAGTAAAATTTTTAAAAAATACAGAAGATAATAATAAAAATGTTATAAAATATTCAGAATTTTTTAATTCTATTAAAAATCAAAAAAAAATCTTAAAAAAATTAAATAATTTTAGTCCTTCTATAAGAAGGAACATGAAAAAAAAAAATTTTTCAGTTAAAGAATTAAATAATTTTGATAATAAAATTAATTTAAATTCTGAAAATTTAAATAATATAAAAAAAAATAAAGAACAATTTTTTAAAAATAATAATTTTGAAAAAAAAAAAATGAGTCCGATAAGAAAATATATTTCTAAAAAATTAATGGATTCTAAAAATAATACAGTTATGTTAACAACTTTTAATGAAGTTAATATGAAAAAAATTATTAATATAAAAAATAAATACAAAAACTTCATTTATGAAAATTATAATATTAAATTAGGATTTACTTCTTTTCATATTAAAGCTATCACACAAGCATTAAAATCTTTTAAAAAAATTAATGCATTCATTGATGGAGAAAATATTATTTATAATAATTATTATAATATAAATATTGCAATTGCAACAGAAAGGGGTTTAATTACACCAATTATTTATAATACAAATAAATTATCATTAATAGATATTGAAAAAAAAATTAAAAAATTAATTATAAAAAGTAATAAAAATCAATTATCTATTGAAGATTTAGTCAGTGGTACATTTACCATTACTAATGGAGGCGTTTTTGGTTCTTTAATGTCAACACCTATTATTAATCCACCACAAAGTGCTATATTAGGTATGCATGTTATTAAAGATAGACCTGTTGTTATTAATAATAAAATATGTATTATGCCTATGATGTATTTAGCATTATCATATGATCATCGATTAATAGATGGAAAAGATGCCATAGGTTTCCTTATATTAGTAAAAACATTATTAGAAGACCCTATAAAATTATTTTTATAA
- a CDS encoding cytochrome ubiquinol oxidase subunit I, translated as MLNVIDLSRLQFALTAMYHFIFVPLTLGLSFLLAIMETIYIISKNRIYRDMTQFWGKLFGINFALGIVTGITMEFQFGTNWSYYSHYVGDIFGAPLAIEGLVAFFLESTFVGLFFLGWDRLNKKQHLLVTWLVAIGSNLSAIWILIANGWMQNPIASSFNYQNMRMEMNNFWKLIFNPIAQVKFVHTITAGYTTGSIFIIGISAYYLLNKRDIEFSKKSIVISSCFGLFSILSVIILGDESGYQLRNTQKIKLAAIEAEWETQKPPAAFNIICLPNQKKELNKYSIKIPYLLGIIATRSLHIPILGIKDLIKNNELKITNGLKALIALKKIKNRNFKQNNIKIFNQNKKYLGYGFLFQQYYKDIHNINNTQIKKVAKMSIPIISPLFFSFRIMVLSSLILFIILILVFYYSIIKNNIEKKKYLLKICLYTIPLPWIASETGWFIAEYGRQPWAIKDILPTYMAGSSLQFIEVLFSLIIIFIFYTILLIIELYLMYKISSIGPSILKTGKYFFEKNIKKKKIN; from the coding sequence ATGTTAAATGTTATTGATTTATCAAGATTACAATTTGCATTAACAGCAATGTATCATTTTATATTTGTACCACTAACATTAGGACTTTCTTTTTTATTAGCTATAATGGAAACAATATATATTATATCTAAAAATAGAATATATAGAGATATGACCCAATTTTGGGGTAAATTATTTGGAATCAATTTTGCCTTAGGAATAGTAACAGGTATAACCATGGAATTCCAATTTGGAACAAATTGGTCATATTATTCTCATTATGTAGGAGATATTTTCGGTGCTCCATTAGCTATAGAAGGTTTAGTTGCATTTTTTTTAGAATCAACTTTTGTTGGTTTATTCTTTTTAGGATGGGATCGTTTAAATAAAAAACAACATTTACTTGTAACATGGTTAGTTGCTATAGGATCTAATCTTTCTGCTATTTGGATTTTAATTGCTAATGGATGGATGCAAAATCCTATTGCTTCTTCCTTTAATTATCAAAATATGCGAATGGAGATGAATAATTTTTGGAAATTAATTTTTAACCCTATAGCACAAGTAAAATTTGTTCATACTATAACAGCTGGATATACAACAGGTTCAATATTTATTATTGGAATTAGTGCATATTATCTATTAAATAAAAGAGATATAGAATTTTCTAAAAAATCTATAGTTATATCTTCTTGTTTTGGTTTATTTTCTATTCTTTCTGTAATAATATTAGGAGATGAATCAGGTTATCAATTACGAAATACACAAAAAATTAAATTAGCTGCTATTGAAGCAGAATGGGAAACACAAAAACCACCAGCAGCATTTAATATAATATGTTTACCTAATCAAAAAAAAGAATTAAATAAATATTCTATAAAAATTCCATATTTACTAGGTATAATTGCTACAAGATCTTTACATATACCAATTTTAGGTATAAAAGATTTAATTAAAAATAACGAATTAAAAATTACAAATGGATTAAAAGCATTAATTGCTCTTAAAAAAATAAAAAATAGAAATTTTAAACAAAATAATATAAAAATATTTAATCAAAATAAAAAATATTTAGGATATGGATTTTTATTTCAACAATACTATAAAGATATTCATAATATAAATAATACACAGATAAAAAAAGTTGCTAAAATGTCAATTCCGATAATTAGTCCTTTATTTTTTTCTTTTAGAATTATGGTTTTATCCAGTTTAATTTTATTTATCATATTAATATTAGTTTTCTATTATAGTATTATAAAAAATAATATTGAAAAAAAAAAATATTTATTAAAAATATGTTTATATACAATCCCTTTACCATGGATTGCATCTGAAACAGGATGGTTTATTGCTGAATATGGTAGACAACCATGGGCTATAAAAGATATATTACCTACATATATGGCGGGATCTTCTTTACAATTTATAGAAGTACTATTTTCATTAATCATAATTTTTATTTTTTATACAATTTTATTAATAATAGAATTATATTTAATGTATAAAATTTCTAGTATAGGTCCAAGTATTTTAAAAACTGGTAAATATTTTTTTGAAAAAAATATTAAAAAAAAAAAAATTAATTAG
- the cydB gene encoding cytochrome d ubiquinol oxidase subunit II gives MLNYKFLCLIWSIIIGILITGFMITDGLDMGVGILLFIIGKNNIERRILINTIAPHWDGNQVWLITTGAALFAAWPIVYATLFSHFYIAMILLLVSLFLRPIGFEYRSKIKNEIWQKTCDICISIGSIIPPAIIGIALGNILKGIPFYLNKYYIIYSKEHFLKLFNLSSIMISITTVILVINHAATYLQIRIKDLIINRRLNLLLKVSSILLIIFFILSFTNVLFFIKGYKFKTLVCQKTNIIYKTHNIIYEKKAWMNNFQNFKYLYLLPLLSIILPFLIILTSIYKKKIITFIFSIFTIISIISTIGIIMFPFIIPSNIKYYQSLTIWNSTSSQLTLNIMLYVVMIFMPIILTYTFWCYKKMFFYINKEEIKKKSDFYY, from the coding sequence ATGTTAAATTATAAATTTTTATGTTTAATTTGGTCAATAATAATTGGTATATTAATTACAGGATTTATGATTACTGATGGATTAGATATGGGAGTTGGTATTTTATTATTTATAATAGGTAAAAATAATATTGAACGTAGAATTTTAATAAATACAATTGCTCCTCATTGGGATGGAAATCAAGTATGGTTAATTACAACTGGAGCGGCATTATTTGCAGCATGGCCTATTGTTTATGCCACTCTATTTTCTCATTTTTATATAGCTATGATATTATTATTAGTATCATTATTTTTACGTCCTATAGGTTTTGAATATAGATCTAAAATTAAAAATGAAATATGGCAAAAAACATGTGATATATGTATATCAATAGGTAGTATAATACCTCCGGCAATAATAGGAATAGCATTAGGTAATATATTAAAAGGTATACCCTTTTATCTTAATAAGTATTATATTATTTATTCTAAAGAACATTTTTTAAAATTATTTAATTTATCTAGTATAATGATTAGTATTACTACTGTAATTTTAGTTATAAATCATGCTGCTACTTATTTACAAATTAGAATAAAAGATCTTATTATCAATCGTAGATTAAATTTACTTTTAAAAGTATCTTCTATATTATTAATAATTTTTTTTATTTTATCATTTACTAATGTTTTATTTTTTATAAAAGGTTATAAATTTAAAACTCTTGTATGTCAAAAAACAAATATAATTTATAAAACTCATAATATTATATATGAAAAAAAAGCATGGATGAATAATTTTCAAAATTTTAAATACTTATATTTATTGCCTTTATTGAGTATAATTTTACCATTTTTAATAATTTTAACATCTATATATAAAAAGAAAATAATAACATTTATTTTTTCTATTTTTACTATTATTAGCATTATATCAACCATAGGTATTATAATGTTTCCTTTTATTATTCCTTCAAATATAAAATATTATCAAAGTTTAACTATTTGGAATTCTACATCAAGTCAATTAACCTTAAATATAATGTTATATGTAGTAATGATATTTATGCCTATTATTTTAACGTATACTTTTTGGTGTTATAAAAAAATGTTTTTTTATATTAATAAAGAAGAAATTAAAAAAAAATCTGATTTTTATTATTAA